From Pelotomaculum isophthalicicum JI, one genomic window encodes:
- a CDS encoding DegT/DnrJ/EryC1/StrS family aminotransferase gives MNVPLSSPDIGQRERELVNAVLDSNILSIGPQVEQFERMVADYLGVKEAVAVNSGTSGLHLAVRGLGISAGDEVITSPFSFVSSSNCMLYENARPVFVDIDPLTLNIDPEKIEAKITSRTRAILPVHVFGRPADMGRIMEVARQYRLAVIEDACEAIGARYREKMVGSESDAAVFAFYPNKQITTGEGGVISTNNSDLAGLCRSMRNQGRNSVGGWFNHCRLGYNYRLDELSAALGVAQMEYLDEILAKREAVAMAYNARLERLEGVALPYLEPGIKISWFVYVVRLAPGIDRDRVMAYLQGNGVDCRPYFQPIHLQPFYQEKFGYQSGDFPNTEFVASSTLALPFFNNITEKQLDYVVEVLTEAIRLDAKGS, from the coding sequence ATGAATGTGCCTCTTTCGTCTCCCGACATTGGCCAGCGGGAACGGGAATTGGTTAATGCAGTGCTTGACAGCAATATTCTCAGTATTGGCCCCCAAGTAGAACAGTTTGAACGGATGGTGGCGGATTATCTGGGAGTAAAAGAAGCTGTGGCGGTAAACAGCGGGACCAGCGGACTCCATTTGGCAGTGCGTGGGTTGGGTATCAGCGCGGGTGACGAGGTGATTACTTCCCCTTTTAGTTTTGTCTCCTCCAGCAATTGCATGCTCTATGAAAATGCCCGGCCGGTGTTTGTCGATATTGATCCCTTGACGTTAAATATAGACCCGGAAAAGATAGAAGCAAAAATAACATCTAGAACCAGGGCTATTCTTCCCGTGCACGTCTTTGGCAGACCGGCGGACATGGGGCGCATCATGGAAGTAGCCCGGCAGTACCGGCTAGCTGTAATTGAAGATGCCTGTGAAGCTATCGGCGCCCGCTATCGCGAAAAAATGGTGGGCAGCGAGAGTGACGCGGCAGTGTTCGCCTTTTATCCCAACAAACAGATAACAACCGGTGAAGGAGGGGTTATTTCAACCAACAACAGCGACTTGGCTGGCTTGTGCCGGAGTATGCGCAACCAGGGAAGGAACAGTGTGGGCGGTTGGTTCAATCACTGCCGGTTGGGTTATAATTACCGTTTGGATGAATTAAGCGCGGCGCTTGGTGTAGCTCAAATGGAGTATCTTGACGAGATCCTGGCCAAGCGGGAAGCAGTAGCAATGGCTTATAACGCTAGACTGGAGCGTCTGGAAGGGGTTGCGCTTCCTTATCTGGAGCCAGGGATAAAGATAAGCTGGTTTGTGTATGTAGTGCGACTGGCGCCGGGCATCGACCGGGACCGGGTTATGGCGTACCTGCAGGGGAATGGCGTTGATTGCAGGCCATACTTTCAGCCAATCCACTTGCAGCCATTTTATCAGGAGAAATTTGGTTACCAATCAGGTGATTTTCCAAATACAGAGTTTGTTGCTTCCTCAACACTGGCGCTGCCCTTTTTCAATAACATTACAGAAAAACAATTGGATTATGTGGTTGAAGTGCTGACCGAAGCGATACGTCTGGATGCAAAAGGCAGTTGA